From Zea mays cultivar B73 chromosome 3, Zm-B73-REFERENCE-NAM-5.0, whole genome shotgun sequence:
GCAAAAattttgccacaagcaaggctgagtatactaatactcaactagacttacccggtgtgaggagtctactcctctacctctagactatgcagctgtttggttgaggggtttggtttgccaaaagcactagctgtttctaaaatttatttttagcttttcaacttCTAACATCATcatcttagctaggtttgctccttctaagcatacatggtaacaagcatttagttcaatcaacaaattgtcttatgtaacctcatttcacttcttactcgatgcagtacaaggggtcaagcagtctcattagctgcgagaagcagacgattcgaatcgagttttatccttacaaaggtaaacctaaacacacggcatgtcagggtactccgaccccgcacatgacaaccgtccccatcgattccctgttcgcgttcaggcctcaccgccttggcatacaatgccccactgaccccggctaccgtcgtgcagtgaccgcacttgtacccaccatagctagcatgggagacccagtctcaggtcgcataagGGATAAAGTctgtgcccggcttcactcaggtactaggtttatcggttaccatttttctcggcatgtgcttagtacgttcaaacgcttgactcaggtatccacacattaatccttaatttctttttcccgtctcatggtcaaggcatcctccctggatccaagtccatagactatcatagatctcgttatcaagatgaatacaatcaattcctgacctcgcgcgagtgctagaaaaatcactcgacttctaccgagatcctgattagcaagcagctactcgacctagcatactagtattcatctcaaaaaggaatcctaagttcatgcaactagaggtttcaagcaactcctacacttaagtgcacattacaatcctacaagcattaagtgtagtaaagtagcatataataatatggttatgcatataaaccggggcttgccttcaatagctggggctgcagggagatcctcgatagcagcctcggaagcttgctcttGGTCcttctcttggacagttccttgctcggggatgagcacgtactctccgtcggcgagattacaatctaatgaatgcaatgcgtaagatatatgcatgatatgatatgtgctttagtaatttcaacttttgatggtgtatggtCTACTTAAGTTAGATAGAGTCAAATCTTACTTATGTGAGACTTTTGGGTGGTAaacttggtaaattggatcaaacttagctaagttaagtggtaggtttatttttggggtttcactgaattctttttaaaatcttagtgagaattgacaagaattcaagttggacttattggagtgaggtttatttcttccttctttttctttattccccttaagtttttggagtgggtttgaactacaagttgccttaataaaatttcaaaaattctgtaaaaattacagtggcttattactggtgtatagttctctgtctcagaatttggggatcagaaagtgaatagcttTCTCTGgacaaattaccaaattttagggcagaaggggtgatttgaactacaactaccatatAATAGTAGGTAAttttctaaaacttatttttgctggcatttcgatgctataacatgacttggcacaaaattcTAGCCATTAATTCATATTAGTTATTtaactaggattttctaaagtttctagctaaaggggtgctttctactaccactatatttgaaaaatatcatacaacagatttctgatttttcctagcttttattttgcgcaagagcaatcattctgaagtttggcatctttttgcttaagggaaggggtggtatgcattaattggattaaatggcctttcttataaaatattagcaataggtattattttgcatctttttaatgggtttgcatttttctctagtgGCTTATCTTATTattgacttagcaaaattttatttgcccattattgtattattatgggttattcatgatttatttggaaaatgactcattatcatattatatttatttaccctacttaaaatgatgggctggggtgtttattatttttgcagtggggttctggtggttacaagtccactgaatttttattatcaattttgggtctggttttatgattctaataattgatttctagttggaataatgctaaataaaacatttcactttaaaactgatctggactagaggtccctttatttttcctaggttctctgttacttaagcaaactaggaaaaataatttcactcattgttcattaatttctaatgcctttctgattttcttaagttttgggcagaaatggcttttaatagatatctacactaaatttttcaatactggggttcttactatttttaaacagtgcttaaatgaggtttgaacatctacaaattttcttaggttcagcacagaagcaaactaattttccttaattaaacaaggtttgggcagtttctgttttaaattttaaactctaaaagttagaacagaaagcatagagttcattatttttaaatgatagctcatattatttaaggtctagcaaaattagtttgacaacttttgcttaagaattcattaagttatgaattttctaagttctctgtttattaaaaagatttAAATAGAAAtgtttaaatggaaaactactttgcaacggggtccctggcgggtgttttaagttttcctcacaGATTAGTCCCTGAGCTACTATTCAAataagtcactgacattgcagaaaacccctaggttcttctaatcctaacccgaggtccttcccccaatttaaacagtacacgcgacggaagaaaaggcggaggggcttaccggcggcgagattgctccggtgaggtggccgagggtgtaggggaggtcctaacggtcacgacgatgtgcgggtcaccgtcggggatggtaggagttggccggtccgcatgcgcaggcgggggagctcgtcgacggcgaggagtccggcctatccagggcgaaattgaccaatcaaacgggtcagagagcttcaccagatatcaaggaaggtgtgtgcgtgaggaattgaagaatggctcaccggagagctcggtccacgcgtgcaggcgggcgaccgaagtccggcgggggtgatctcgggcttccggtgaagttctgctgggtccgagggcttggaaagcttcacgggccactagcgaagctaaccgaagcgctggcgcgacttgggggtgactggagtgggctggccacggtggccgaagctctggcggcaatggcgggcggaaaagagctcgccggagctaaggaggggtgactggccggtgatggtgagcgcggggtgaagtgaggcgcgcccggggaggctttataggcgcgggcgggcacgaccgagggcaagggcgcgcggcggacttgactgaatgccgaggcgagcgcacgcgcgggttgggcgagcgccggcgtgccgactagggtcgaacacgtgtgcccgtgcgttttgcccaagttctggcgcgtgtggtcactcatccgagtctgctctcgccttggtcaatgcacaaaacctcttctcctccctacaagctaccgatcttgtgtggaggtcataggattttgcctactggttgcagagatatggagcccggaaatccggtttgtctccctgctcaaacccgaggcaaatccagggttttgtcgtgtctagggctcgcgtcccaatgccatcttctggcatgcgacagagaggttagttaggcacatttttgttaatggggttattgggatttgagttagggatcaaggtgaacacgcttgatctttggctcaaggtctgaaattcagaatttcctattgagtccccacatgagaagcttgcttggggttttatttgaattattttggccaagcttcctcaatctttattgttgcttattaaatatacttcaatgtttataattggcctaagccatgattctaaatttttcacacttttttccattttcttgaattttggtcatagggctcaattagggtttttgttggggttgcacattttgcctttttgaaaaacccatttgctttgatcatgatacttttaagtataggcttagtggatcctttattcttaagtcaatttgatgctcatgctcaatttggttcacataaaatgatggttcatgggttagcactttgagagaaaccctaggtgacactggggtgtcacactgaTGTTTCATTAGATAGAGAATTGAGCGTGTTCTTGAGCTGTGACTGACGTTTTGATTCTTGCACTATTTTCTTGActcgtgtgcgtgttgttgctgtgaATTGAGATCTTGTGTGTATTGTTACTCCTCTTTACTCTTGTGCTTTGACtaagatcatttgtgtaaggtgtgagagactccagcttattgagattcctcacaaatgagatttgatataaggaagaaaactgtaGTACTCAAGTTCGATCTTTGAATCACttaagaggggttgagtgcaacccttgaccgaaggaggtcacctcaacgtggagtaggcattggccgaaccatgaGATAAAATCGTCGTGTCTCTTGTTTATTTACTTTATTGCGACTGTTGTCTTCTTGTGTTCTCATTTTCACTTGTATTATTGCTCCTAAGTTtgatacacctataaaaggagcaatcaagtgaagaaatCTTCTCTTTCTTCATCTCTATTTATAACAACTTGGTTTTAATTTTCACTAACATTCATTAAACCAaatttgtgttgtttagagttgatttttgcaggatcgcctattcacccctctaggtgctctcaagattcTAGGTCGGACCTAGCCAGCACGGCGGCGACGGACGGTCTCCATGTGCAAAGTTATTCTTTTGAGGCAAAAGAAATAATAAATAGAAGCCAGTCTTGCACCTCTGCTACTACCAACAACAACTATATGCAATCATGTCTTATGTGCTACTACCAACAACAACTAATATGCAATCAtgtcttatgtgcaaaagtgcaaGCAAGGTTTGAGACTACTCTATGGTTGTCCGTGCTAGGCGAAGAACTCAAAAATCCTTTGCCACTACAATCAAAGCGGCCACATAATCGCCAAGCATGCGGTGCTGATTGGCACTAAGGGCATATATAACCCTCAAACACCAGTTCGATTTTCTAAGTATAAAAGATAGCTAAGAAACTATAATCCAAAGACACTAATCATAAATACAGATAAAAAACACAGTGTAGGTAAAGTCATGAAGAGACGAGTTCTTCACGAAGAGCTCGTCTATTCTTTTCGCTTAGACCCTTGGAGACTCCATGTTAAATGAGGTTGTACATGCCATAACTGTAGATAAGTAGATCTGAAAATACGCTATCTTTCACCTAAAGGCTAGTTTAAAAACTTAAATCTCCTCCAGTGTTCCGGGGGATTGAGTGAAAAAATAACTCGTTTTCTCACTCAATCCCCGAAAATCCTAAAAGggatttaagtttccaaactatTTAGGCAATTCTCAGCGTACTAGCCCTGGATAATTAATTAAAATATAACCCAAACACAGAGGAGCCAAAATCTGGTTTTGAAGCAACTAATCAATTTAAACCTCACCCTTGAGATTGCTACTACCTACTACCGATAGTTCAAAAAGTGACACCACTTTGTAATGTCATGTTAATAAGGGATCATATCAGAAGCTGCGCACGGGCTCCTTTAGAAATTGCCACTCCTATAACTTCCCCCCAATTACTTCAGCCACACAGTTCCCTTTCCTTCTGTGAGGCTTTCATTTTACTTCAACCAGAAATGAGAAAGTCAAAGAATATGCCAAGTCGGCGAGTCAGCTATGAACATATGGATCTACGCCTTGCAGCAACAGACTACTATCTTGCCCAACTGGAGAAACTTGGAGTGCAGCAGATTGAGAAGCTTCCCCTCTGTAGAATTGACTATTGAAATAATCATTATATTCTGAAATTCAAGAGAAAACTGACTAAGACCCTCCAATTGGTGTATCACTGGTTTCTGATTGTTCGTCACCAATATCAAGTGATGAGATAGATGCGGCCAATTCATCAGCCGAATCAGATTCCAGTTCAGCTCCAGTGGCATCTGCAAGTGCGCTCAGCATAGCGACCACTTCAAATGTATCGTCCAGGTAGAATTTGGCTTTGCTTGGTTTTTGTCCCACAGTGCATGCAAACAATGATGTTCTTGGAGCAACCATATTCCTCTTAATGATATCGGCAATATTTTCAAACATGTCCTCATCGGACCTATCATCGCCGATGCACAATACGAAATCAGCCTGCTTTCCCCTCTCCTTCACTGATGCAAGTATCCTCTCGGCAACTATTCCCTTGCTTACTCCCTGCAGATTAGTGCACAACAAAAGAACTCATTTTAATTTACACAAGTAAATACAAGAAACTAAGTGAAGTCAATCATGCAAGGTAAAAACCATATCAATCAACTTATACCTTGCCACTAGTACTAACCACTTGCAGGAAATTTTTTGCATAAGGTAAGAAAGGTGGTAAAGTAACTACAGCCTAGTAGGCATAAGGCAAACAAAATAATGTTTTTCTACAAGGCTAGTAGGCTACTAAGACAAAATTCTAAAACCTGCAAGCATCAGCATGTTGCTTTTTAGAAAGTTGCTTTCACCACAACCAGACAAAAACCCAAAACAGGCCCAAATGAAATGAGATCTTCTATAACTGAGTGGTACTACATTAATACTGAACAAAAATAACGCCAACATATTTGCAACAAGAAAAAGTACTAGACTGGGTCCTTTCACACTTTTGAAGCTAAGTATCATATTAACTGTGAGAACAAAAGGTGCTATCTGAACTTCATGGTCTATAGACTACAGTTCAACTCTACCTTTTAGAATCGTAAAAATATAATATGGAATATTTTTAAGGCATAAATAATGAACTTATAAGTTGGAAACCACATACAAGAACGGGTTTGAATGGCTAAAAGATGAACGAACCTGTGGTTTGACTTCAACGATGAACTGGCCACTCTTGACAGAGACTGGTTCATTTGCTAGTACACTTTCCAGGTGATCAAGCAGCTCCTTTGCCTGTGAGGATCCAAAGCCTGGGTCAGCATCCTGATGGTGCCACACCAAGGCACTTTCTTTTGTCTCAATGTAGGATCCATCAGTTGCTTCTGTATACAAATTCATCACTGGCTTTGCCATTTGCATCCATCCAAAGTCCATGGCCTGAGTGCATGTTTGCCACTCTTCTTCGCTAGACCACCTACCAAAATTTTGAAATCTTATTTCACATAGCCTTTCTAGCTAAGACAATTCAGTAAGAGCCGATTAAACCAATTACTGCAATTAACTAACTAGCAAACAAGATAGCCCATTAACTAACTAGCAAACAAGATAGCCTATGATTGATCTATCACATTCATGTTCTTATATAATCTCTAGGTTAAggccccgtttggtttgagggactaaagattagtccatctattttagtctcatttagtcactaaattgccaaacggtgggactaaaatagggactaaactgttttagtctctagtccctcaaggggtgactaaaagggactaaaccatataAATTCCACTTTTTGCCCCTTctttatttcagttgcactaatGACAGGAGAATGATAATGGGTATCTTAGTcctcttatgattcatttaatgtgttttgaatagttttagtccctagaaccaaacaTAGTAGGGATTAAACTTTAGtctcctaactaaactttagtccatgaactaaaggaaccaaacgggGCCTAAGTGATGTTAACGCTCCATACAATCCGAAAATGGGAAACATTAAGAACCAACTTAACAGCCTCCATACAATATTTTAGTGCTAAATCACAATTAAGGGttttcttttctaatttcttCTCAGATGCACTACACCTCTTCCCAGTTCCCAGTTTCACAGAAAATGTAATCAATGCAATTTGAGATGTTGCGCAAATAACCAAACCAACAGTTTCAATGTTTAGTAATAGCAATGAAAAAACAAGACCGCTGTACTGTTTTTTCTAGTTATAGAAAAAAACAGTATCCAGATGCAACTACTTCACCCAAAAAAATACACTTGTGCAGAAATGGAAAACCATACCTCAAGAAGTAACCATGTTCAGCTGCAATCCCCAATTTTGGACATGAGGAGAACCACTTTCCTAACATATCTTTGTCTCTACCACTGACAAGAAAAACGATGTTTCTACTATCTGAGCAAAGGGTATTGATGATGTTCAAAACCTCTGGACTAGGTTCCTTGTTGATTGAAGTTTGAGGAACCAGTGTTCCATCATAATCAAGCAATATAGCCCTGCTCCCTGAAATCTCATAAGCATTAACAATTGAATCCATGTTAAGCTTTCTGAAATGAGCGTCCAAGGCCACCACCCTGAAACCAAAACCCAACCCTATGCCCCAACATGTCCTCTTAAAGTGGTCCCTACAAGCCCTTTCCAAGTCTAGGATGAAGCTCTTTGACCAATAAGCAACATCATGGCTGCTGACATAACGGTAATGTTTCTCATGCCTCAACTGTTTTTCCTGTTCTGGCATTGAAATGGCCTCATTCATCGCCTCTGCTGTTGCCTCTATATTCCATGGATTGACCCTAATAGCACCACTCAGTGACGGCGAGCAGCCAATAAACTCTGACACAACCAGCATGCTCTTCTTTGGCCCACCCACCTCTGATACTGACTCAGATCCTGGTGCACCCTGCCTACAGACAATGTACTCATATGGTGTCAAGTTCATCCCATCCCTCACAGCAGTCACAACCACGCATTCCGCTATCGTATAATAGGCAATCTTCTCGACACTTGACACATCACGATCGATGAAAACAACAGGGCTATACCCTGACTGGCCAAAGTCTCCATTGATCCTCTGGCAGCTCTCCTCAATCTCAGCCTGGATGGCTTCCAGATCCTTACCCCTTCCACGGGCTGGGTTAGCAATCTGCACTAACACTGCTCTCCCCTGCCACTTGGGATGTGTTCTCAACATGTTCTCAAATGCAAGAAGCTTCAAATTGATCCCCTTAAAGATATCCATATCATCCACACCAAGCAAGACAGTTTTGCCCTGAAACTGCTGTTGAAGCTCAGAAAGCCTCCACTCCCTATCAGGCAAGCGCAGACCCGACTCCAACTGA
This genomic window contains:
- the LOC100272531 gene encoding uncharacterized LOC100272531 → MMSRSYTNLLDLAEGNFAALGPAGGSGRQRHGSFGLRRMSRVMTVPGTLSELDGEDESEPAATSSVASDVPSSVAVDRLIVVSNQLPIVARRRPDGRGWSFSWDGDSLLLQLRDGIPDEMEVLFVGSLRADVPAAEQDEVSQTLLDRFRCAPVFLPDHLNDRFYHGFCKRQLWPLFHYMLPFSSPASASAAATSSSVATSSPGNGRFDRSAWEAYVLANKFFFEKVVEVINPEDDYVWVHDYHLLALPTFLRRRFNRLRIGFFLHSPFPSSEIYRTLPVRDEILKALLNCDLIGFHTFDYARHFLSCCSRMLGIEYQSKRGHIGLDYFGRTVGIKIMPVGVHMGQLESGLRLPDREWRLSELQQQFQGKTVLLGVDDMDIFKGINLKLLAFENMLRTHPKWQGRAVLVQIANPARGRGKDLEAIQAEIEESCQRINGDFGQSGYSPVVFIDRDVSSVEKIAYYTIAECVVVTAVRDGMNLTPYEYIVCRQGAPGSESVSEVGGPKKSMLVVSEFIGCSPSLSGAIRVNPWNIEATAEAMNEAISMPEQEKQLRHEKHYRYVSSHDVAYWSKSFILDLERACRDHFKRTCWGIGLGFGFRVVALDAHFRKLNMDSIVNAYEISGSRAILLDYDGTLVPQTSINKEPSPEVLNIINTLCSDSRNIVFLVSGRDKDMLGKWFSSCPKLGIAAEHGYFLRWSSEEEWQTCTQAMDFGWMQMAKPVMNLYTEATDGSYIETKESALVWHHQDADPGFGSSQAKELLDHLESVLANEPVSVKSGQFIVEVKPQGVSKGIVAERILASVKERGKQADFVLCIGDDRSDEDMFENIADIIKRNMVAPRTSLFACTVGQKPSKAKFYLDDTFEVVAMLSALADATGAELESDSADELAASISSLDIGDEQSETSDTPIGGS